The Glycine max cultivar Williams 82 chromosome 3, Glycine_max_v4.0, whole genome shotgun sequence sequence tttctattgtGTTTTTAAGGAAAGACAAAAGCACAGTCAAGCATATTTTCTACAAAATCCTTTTCGTAAAGTAATGGAGACAAGTTAAACAATGCTCAGAAAAAGGactttacttttgtttgtttctctcaCCACCATGAATTGGCATGTAGTACAAGAAAACAAGCTCTCAGTAATTAAACTGAAAAATTGGAAGACATTATAAATTCCACAACGGTCATATCCATTGAAGTCTATATATTCAAGTAGAAGCTTTGAATGAGAAGTAGTTTTGAATCTTAATTAGAGATCACAAAGTGCTGAAAAGCTTTTTACTCAAACATTTAAATATTCTTTGGATGATCAATTGCTCTGATAGCTTTATTCTTTGTTTAACAAAGTTTCTATTGTATTtgctctaatttttttatctctttgtgAGAGTTGGTTTACTCGTAAATCCTCCAAACTTTTAGTTTGAGAGAGCCAAAAATGATTTAGTAGTGATCaaagaatattttgttttttagtctCAAGGTGAGATTGAGAGTATTTCATATATGACCCATAAAATGCTGTTGTAAGCAAGGAATGACTAGGAAAAATACTTATTGATGAAATCATTCTTCATTAGTGAAACCCTCCTTCTTCATTAGTGGAACCTTTCTAACATTGAAGGGGATATGAATGTGGCTCAAAGatatttgagtatttttttttttttattcttggatCTTTAACTTGATTTCTTTCGAACACACCTTTAGACACAAAATCTTTGAAaactgattttgtgaaaaacaatttttttgtctGTTGCTGATCTTTAATTACTTGAACTTGTTCTgtaaattcatttaattaataaaaaatattttaattttaaattttaaattataagaaaatatttttcaacatgAGATTCTAAGTTCAAACCTCAgtaaaatcatatattataaaaaaaaatattgaaaacttagtttttttttttcataattgataaaaaaatattttaattttaaaattttgaattataagaaaatatttttcaacatgAGATTCTAAGTTGAAACTCAGTAAAATCAtatattgtaatatatatatatatatatatatattaaaaacttaatttttttatctttccatCTATGAGTATCATTTCCATAGTATTTATTTTGCAGAAGATTTTTGTAACCAGAAACTTGATAaagtctaataataataatgccaACTTTGAATTTCCAATCAACTCTGCCTATAGAACGTCGTTGTCTTCGATAAAATTAAACTTTCTCACCATATTTAGCAAttcaacaatttttaaaaaaaagaagaatgataTGTGACAATTAGCtgcaaacttattttttaattatgtttatttgaaTTCGTCAATATTATCGTTATTTTGGGAGGGAAATTTTGACTAACAAATTTATGGAAACTGACAGTTACTAATACtaagattttgtatttttagttttagtgtctatcattcttttctttagttcttcatttaattttttgtcatcaATATTACTTCTTGCCTTTTTTTAATGTTCAATGATCACACTGAAATTTGAACTTtggacttatatatatatattactataaaCTTCTTATCACTAGGTCTACCTGGTGATTATTAGTTCTTGCCTTCTTGGGATTGTTGATTAAtaattgaagaagaaagaagtatacaattttaaaattcagatACTGATATTggtaatgaaaaatatatacctaATTGACTAAAAATTACTCATcgaaataaatacatatttaaagaaataaaaacatatttaataaaataaataattataaattgacaattaaagaaattttctttatatttttctatttcttttgtaCTCTAATAATAATATGTATTTTTCATAAAGACAATTCTGTTAAGACATGGGCTACAAAACTCTTGACATATATAGAATTTGAGTTGAGTTATAATAATCTCATATGCATTGATCTATGCCCTGAGTCATATATTTTTCTGATTCTTTATACTCGGGTACTTATCAAACATCAATGCATTATTGCACAAACAAccaaaaagaaacagaaaattCCGATTTCATTTGCGGTCTCATCTGCCTCACATATATGTGCCCAAACAAAGACTTCTCTGAGAGAGAGTTTCAACAATTTCTCATGGAAATTTATGGCATAGAAAATTCAATACATACAATATCTCCATCTCACGGTCACTAAACTCTCCCATTTTGCACTCAACAACTTTGATCCCACACCACAAAAGATACTAATAATGTCTTTACTTGTTCAATGATACACCGACTAACACGTTATTTGGTCCTTATACATACTTTTCATTACGTCTTTTTTACTTTGACCCTTTCAGGTCTTCGCACAATTGTCCACTTCCTTTGAACCTATAAGTATATGTTTTAGCATATCATAATTCTTCCTAGTGTGCCAATGGCTCCAAAAAATCTCTTTGGTCTCCTCATCTTTCTCATTCTCCTTGTTACTTGCACTGCTTTTTCCTTCCAATTCCATGGCTTCCATAATAGTGAAAGAAATCTCACCCGTGAAGGGGATTCAAATGTCACACCCCAAGGTATACTTCAGCTCAccaaaagagaaaacaacattGTTGGCCATGCATTTTATAACAAACCCATCAAAATATTAGAGAAAACAAATTCTTCAGTGCCCCAAACAAAATTTTCCTCCTTTAGTACATGCTTTGTTTTCTCAATTGTGTCACCAAACTCTGGCCTTGGTGGCTTTGGTCTTGCCTTCACCATAGCTCCCACAACACAATTCCCAGAGGCTGAAGGTGGCCATTTTCTTGGTCTTTTCAACAACTCCAATGATATGAACACCTCAAATCATATCTTGGTGGTTGAATTTGACACAGTGAATGGCTACAAAGATAACACTGACACTGTAGGAAACCATGTTGGGGTAAACATAAATGGCATGCAATCAAAGATAGCTGAGCCTGCAGCATACTTTGAAGAAGGCATGGATGCAAAAAAGGAAGAGTTCAGCATGGAGAAGGAAGATGCTGTTTGTGCTTGGATTGAATATGATGGTGAAACAGAAATCTTGAATGTCACAATAGCCCCTTTAAAGGTATCAAAACCAAGCAAGCCACTTATATCCCAGGCCATTCATGACATCAAGTTTGTTATGAAGGAAACCATGTTTTTTGGTTTCTCTGCATCAACAGGTAAGAGGAAAGCAAGCTCTCATTATATTCTTGGGTGGAGTGTTTCAGTGAATGGGGGAATTGCCCCTCCACTAAATTTTTCACTCCTTCCAAAGCCACCACCAAAGGAGAAAGATGCATCATCTTTTCCTTGGGTCAAGGTTGCAGTTGCCATGTTGTCTGCTTTGACATTTACCTTGTTGTGCCTGTTGTTTATTGTGACACGCTACAAGAGATACATGATATTTGAAACCCTTGAGGACTGGGAGCTTGATTGTCCTCATAGGTTCAGATATAGAGATCTTCACATAGCAACAAAGGGTTTCATAGAGAGCCAGCTAATTGGAGTTGGAGGCTTTGGTGCTGTGTACAAAGGTGTTTTACCTAGCACAGGAACTGAAGTTGCTGTCAAAAGAATCATGAGAAGTCCAATGCAAGGGATGAGGGAATTTGCAGCTGAGATTGAAAGCTTAGGAAGATTGAGGCACAAGAATTTGGTCAACCTTCAAGGGTGGTGCAAGCACAAGAATGATCTAATCCTAATTTATGACTACATTCCAAATGGTAGTCTTGACTCTCTCCTATTCAACGATAACATTGCTTTGGATTGGGATCAGAGATTCAATATCATCAAAGGTGTAGCTGCAGGGTTGTTGTATCTTCATGAAGAGTGGGAGCAAGTTGTGATCCATAGAGATGTGAAATCAAGCAATATTCTAATAGATGGCGAGTTCAATGCTCGTTTGGGTGATTTTGGACTAGCTAGGCTTTATAGCCATGATCAAGTGTCACACACAACAAGTGTTGTTGGCACCATTGGGTATATTGCACCAGAGTTAACTAGAACAGGAAAAGCCTCTGCAAGCTCTGATGTGTATGCATTTGGGGTCCTACTTCTTGAAGTGGTTGCTGGCACAAGACCTGTTGGCTCTTCAGGCCAGTTTTTGTTGGTGGATTGGGTTCTTGAGAATTGCCAACTGGGTCAGATTCTTGAAGTGGTTGATCCTAAGCTAGGTTCTGCTTATGATGAGGAGGAAATGGAGTTGGTGCTGAAATTGGGTCTCTTGTGTTCACAATACAAAGCTGAGTATAGACCTTCTATGAAACAAGTGGCTAGGTACCTAAACTTTGATGACTCTCTTCCTGATATCTCTGATTGGAGATACTATGATTCTCAAAGCAGCACAAATAGCTTAAGTTTCTTAGAAGCCATGTCTACGGGAAAGATTGCATCTTCATACAGTTTATCTTCCATTGGCAGCAGAAGTACACTGCCAATAAAAACCGGTAGATAGCAGAAGAATGTTCTTCTAATTTGTTCTTTCTTTAGACTATATTCCCTTACTTGTTTGTACCTACTAGAGTAGTAGAGTTTTACTTCATAACTATGTGGGACTTGTTACCTCTATTTTGtaagaattaataatttttttaagagtttaataattatgcatcatggtaaaataattttatattattgtttaattataaattatttatataatttttacaataattattataaagttaacaaatttatcatatataataatttatgattgaataattgtgtaaaattattttatgtaagaAAGTTTCCTTAAGAATAAGGAGTAAATGTAAACCCTTTGCATGAGTTATATTTTGCTCAAATTCTTATATGGCTGTACGTGGACAAAAAGAGCATCCATATTGGGTCTTGGAAATTTTGCGTGGCTAGGCTTGTGACAAGCACaagcaaaataattaaagaaaattgtatttttggtttcttattttatcttcaattttatatttgatgtcttgataatttaatttacaaatttggtTTTCCATATAAAGTTGATGTCAGATGGACGTAGAGTGTTGATGTTGACTGTTACGTATCAACGGCAACGTCTGATAAGCTTGTGTATTTTTACTGATTTGTGGTAAAAGAACAAATTaggctgaaaaaaaaaactttcacgCTTAACTGCCTCCATCGCGCTTCCATTAGGCTGAAACTCAGCCTCACACGCCCTGAGTCCTCTTCTCGACGCTcttcaagataaaaaaaaactttcacacTTAACATTTCCACAcataaacacataaaaaatgagaaattcaCAAGAATGTcattaatcttttttctttttctgcacGAACTTTGCTgcatttgtttcttttaatcCACACCAACCCCCCCTTGCATGGTCCCTCTTTTGTACTTAAATACATCCATAAATGTTAAACCTTCCTCCCATTGAATGCTTTCGTTACAACTCACAAACAAAGACGTGAACTTTAAATCAAATTCCCATCAAACCAATTCTAATAAATGAAACACGATTTCACCAATAACCCAGTTtaaataaaacctttttttttttttttcaaaacacttGTTCCAGTTCCAGTGACTCAAAAGCAAACCTTAGGCAGATACAAAGCATGCACGGAGGGCGTGATGACCTGCAAGAACCGCTCCAGATTACTCAACCGGTTCGCCACCGATTCACACGAAGGAACCACGCCGCTCTTATTTGCCTCATCCGACCCGACCCGATTTGTCTCCGACGGAGCGAGACGCGGTGACATCACTGTGGACCCTACGAAGCTTGTCATTCTCCATGGTGTGAAGCGCTCGGCGAGCCTTCGCCGGAGAATAGAATCGATCCTCGCAGTCGCCGCGAGCGCGCCCGAAGTTCAAGCCAGTACCCAACATTCCTATCagcctaaattttatttttgggaaTAATtaactggttttttttttcagcctAATCTTTTTTACCAGAGTAAAAAACCTCTCAGAGATGTTGACACGTAGAGTCAATGCCATTGTACTTAATGGTCAATGACGTCGGAGACtaacattgtaattttttataaaataaaagacttaatttataaattaaaattggaattaaaaagtataattttaccTAATAATTAATCATGAAAAAGTTACAAGACTCCGTTTGAAATCATTAAAAAAC is a genomic window containing:
- the LOC100792854 gene encoding probable L-type lectin-domain containing receptor kinase VI.1, which codes for MAPKNLFGLLIFLILLVTCTAFSFQFHGFHNSERNLTREGDSNVTPQGILQLTKRENNIVGHAFYNKPIKILEKTNSSVPQTKFSSFSTCFVFSIVSPNSGLGGFGLAFTIAPTTQFPEAEGGHFLGLFNNSNDMNTSNHILVVEFDTVNGYKDNTDTVGNHVGVNINGMQSKIAEPAAYFEEGMDAKKEEFSMEKEDAVCAWIEYDGETEILNVTIAPLKVSKPSKPLISQAIHDIKFVMKETMFFGFSASTGKRKASSHYILGWSVSVNGGIAPPLNFSLLPKPPPKEKDASSFPWVKVAVAMLSALTFTLLCLLFIVTRYKRYMIFETLEDWELDCPHRFRYRDLHIATKGFIESQLIGVGGFGAVYKGVLPSTGTEVAVKRIMRSPMQGMREFAAEIESLGRLRHKNLVNLQGWCKHKNDLILIYDYIPNGSLDSLLFNDNIALDWDQRFNIIKGVAAGLLYLHEEWEQVVIHRDVKSSNILIDGEFNARLGDFGLARLYSHDQVSHTTSVVGTIGYIAPELTRTGKASASSDVYAFGVLLLEVVAGTRPVGSSGQFLLVDWVLENCQLGQILEVVDPKLGSAYDEEEMELVLKLGLLCSQYKAEYRPSMKQVARYLNFDDSLPDISDWRYYDSQSSTNSLSFLEAMSTGKIASSYSLSSIGSRSTLPIKTGR